Below is a window of Christensenella minuta DNA.
ATGTAAAGCCTTGTCCCTATCGGGTAATCATTGCTTGCCACCCTGCCCCATGCAAGAGGTTTTCCGCTTGCTGTGATACCTGTTGAATCGCAGGCCGAGCAGTACGCCGTGACCGTCTTGATATCCCCGCCAGTGGAATCGGATGTACTTGCCGCCGCCTGATACCCCGTAAACCCGCCCCACAGCCACCGCAGGCCGTTATCTGTGTTGCATAAGACGTATTCCGTCATACCCGCGCAGCCCTCGTATTCCATCGTGCTGATCACATAGACGGTATCGCCTGCCTTGACCTCTTCTGCCAACTCGCCCATCGGCCGCATGGTATAAGCGCAGTCCGTTGTAGCGATCCGCAGCTCCGTGACTTCCGCCGTGTCCAGGGAGGCGGCAGAGGCATGCATCGCATTGATTGTGAGTATCAGCATAAATACTAGGACGCATAATATGATAATCAGGATCGTTTGCTTTGTTTTATTGGTCATCTATTCTTCCCCCTGCTCCTGCGCTTCCCGCTCTTCGACATTTATGTAGTGCAACGGGCAGTCCACACACACGCTGTACGGCTCATCATCATATTCAGATTTTTGGAACCCATCACACGTTCCGTTCGTTTGGCGTGGGTGTCCATATTTTGTAACCAGCTTGCAATTATCTAATGTTCGCTTCATTCCCTCTCCCCCTCCTTTGCCGCCAGTGTCTCAAACTTCACACAGCCCTTGCACGTCGTTTCAGTGTCCTCGGGTACTTCTTCGGTCGGCAACGACGCCCATTTTCCGCACTCGCACATAACGTAGATGTCTCCCCACGAACGGACAATGTGAACCTTCCCCCGCTTTGTTCTGATCTTTTTCATTCCCTCTCCTCCTGCGCTTCAAGCGCCTCAAACGGCCTTTCTTCAACTCGCCATTCGTCAGGTCTTTTTTGCCTGACAATAAAATCGTCAAGCGGTTTCCTGTCCTCACACATTGCATAATCTTTCCATCGGTGCGTCTGGTGTGTCCTGTTTTTACGCATCTGTTCTTGTACTATATGCAACTGCTTATATTGCAGAACAAACATCATTCCCGCTCTCCCTCCTTTGCCGCCAATGCTGCCTCGGCTGCTTCTAAAATCGTGATATATGCTCCTTGTCTTTCTTCAAGAATGAGCGTCCGTTTGGTTTCATCATGGTAATTATCTCCTGCTCTCGCATCTATGCGGTCTTGGATTTCTTTTACCTTTGCTTTAGCGTAATCGACCGTCTGCTTATACGCCGCAAATTCTTCTACTGTGCCGATATCCTCGTAGGCTTTCAGCCGTTCCCACACTCTGCGCTGATCGCAATAGCCATATTCGCAAAACGATCCGCCCGACACATCTTTGCACTGGGCGATGTCACAAAAATTGCCTTCAAATGTCAGTCTCTCCATTTTATTCACCGCACCTCTTTATAGACTGTTATCATATTTCCACAGATAGGGCACTCCACTCGATAATCTCCCCACATATACTGTTTGATATCATCAACATCATATTTCAGTAGAGCATCACATTCAGAGCATTTAACTTTTCCCGGTTTGATTTTTCCATATTTTCTTATTATCATTCCTCTTCTCCTTCCTGTCCGCCGCGCCGCTCAAAACACTTTTCGTGTCCTACATCTTCGTTTTTGCATGGTTGTTTTCCGTTATGCTTGCATAATGAGCAAGGCGCTATGCGTCGTATATCTTCTATTGCCGCCGCAAGCTTCTCCCGCAGGGCGGCGTTCTCGGCTTCCAGATTCTTAATCACTTCCTCGGCAAGCGCCACCTCACACTCCAAACAAATTGTCGTCCTGTCTCGGTCAGTAAGTTCTTTTCCGTATCTATCACATGTCTTGCTCATT
It encodes the following:
- a CDS encoding 3D domain-containing protein — encoded protein: MTNKTKQTILIIILCVLVFMLILTINAMHASAASLDTAEVTELRIATTDCAYTMRPMGELAEEVKAGDTVYVISTMEYEGCAGMTEYVLCNTDNGLRWLWGGFTGYQAAASTSDSTGGDIKTVTAYCSACDSTGITASGKPLAWGRVASNDYPIGTRLYIDGYGECVVEDRMRDNGKVDVYLGDRDVCSCGSEWGRRQIAVEVMG